From the genome of Glycine max cultivar Williams 82 chromosome 2, Glycine_max_v4.0, whole genome shotgun sequence, one region includes:
- the LOC100794753 gene encoding protein DETOXIFICATION 54 has translation MGDNKDRDFFSHKFPTTSQVMEEMKELWGMALPITAMNMLVFVRAVVSVLFLGRLGSLELAGGALSIGFTNITGYSVLVGLAAGLEPVCSQAYGSKNWDLLSLSLQRMVLILLMAIVPISLLWLNLERIMLFMGQDSAITGMASLYCFYSLPDLLTNTLLQPLRVFLRSQKVTKPMMYCSLVAVLFHVPLNYLLVVVMGLGVPGVAMASVMTNLNMVVLMAGYVCVCRKREVVVKWGCWGVGGGVVCSGLGQLMGFAVPSCLMICLEWWWYEIVTVLAGYLPRPTLAVAATGILIQTTSMMYTVPMALAGCVSARVGNELGAGKPYKAKLAAVVALGCAFVIGFINVTWTVILGQRWAGLFTNDEPVKALVASVMPIMGLCELGNCPQTTGCGILRGMARPGIGAHINLGSFYFVGTPVAVGLAFWFKVGFSGLWFGLLSAQVACAVSILYVVLVRTDWEAEALKAEKLTRIEMGSCNGLRNKENERDEERKGLLVNGNGNNKDDIC, from the exons ATGGGTGATAACAAGGACCGGGATTTCTTTTCCCACAAATTCCCCACAACCTCTCAG GTGATGGAAGAGATGAAGGAACTGTGGGGCATGGCTCTACCCATAACAGCTATGAACATGTTGGTATTTGTGAGGGCAGTGGTTTCTGTACTCTTTTTGGGTAGGCTTGGAAGCCTGGAGCTCGCAGGTGGTGCACTTTCCATAGGCTTCACCAACATAACAGGGTACTCTGTTCTCGTGGGTCTTGCAGCAGGCCTAGAACCTGTGTGCAGCCAAGCCTATGGTAGCAAAAACTGGGAccttctctcactctctctccaACGCATGGTCCTCATCCTCCTCATGGCAATAGTCCCCATAAGCCTCCTATGGCTTAACCTAGAAAGGATCATGCTTTTCATGGGCCAAGACAGTGCCATCACAGGAATGGCATCACTCTACTGCTTCTACTCCCTCCCAGACCTTTTAACAAACACCTTGCTTCAACCCTTAAGGGTGTTTTTGAGGTCACAAAAAGTGACCAAGCCTATGATGTATTGCTCCCTTGTGGCTGTTCTGTTCCATGTGCCATTGAACTATCTTTTGGTGGTTGTGATGGGGCTTGGGGTGCCAGGGGTGGCCATGGCTTCGGTGATGACTAATCTGAACATGGTGGTGCTGATGGCagggtatgtgtgtgtgtgcaggAAGAGGGAGGTGGTGGTGAAGTGGGGGTGTTGGGGTGTGGGTGGGGGAGTGGTGTGTTCTGGGTTGGGGCAGTTGATGGGTTTTGCTGTGCCTAGTTGCCTAATGATATGTTTGGAGTGGTGGTGGTACGAGATTGTCACTGTGCTGGCTGGGTACTTGCCACGTCCAACACTGGCTGTGGCTGCCACTGGTATTCTCATTCAGACAACTAGCATGATGTACACAGTCCCAATGGCACTTGCAGGCTGTGTTTCTGCCAGG GTAGGGAATGAGCTTGGAGCTGGAAAACCATACAAGGCAAAGCTAGCAGCAGTGGTTGCCTTAGGATGTGCTTTTGTGATAGGCTTCATCAATGTGACATGGACTGTGATTCTGGGTCAAAGATGGGCTGGGCTTTTCACCAATGATGAGCCCGTCAAAGCGTTGGTTGCATCAGTTATGCCAATTATGGGCTTGTGTGAGCTTGGAAACTGCCCACAAACCACGGGCTGTGGGATCCTTCGTGGCATGGCCCGGCCTGGTATTGGGGCTCACATAAACCTGGGCTCTTTCTACTTTGTGGGCACCCCGGTGGCAGTGGGCCTGGCATTTTGGTTCAAGGTTGGGTTCAGTGGGCTTTGGTTTGGGCTTCTGTCGGCCCAGGTTGCATGTGCTGTGTCAATCCTCTATGTTGTGTTGGTGAGGACAGATTGGGAAGCTGAGGCTTTGAAGGCTGAGAAGCTCACAAGGATTGAAATGGGTAGTTGCAATGGGCTTAGGAATaaggaaaatgagagagatgaagaaagaaaagggtTGTTGGTGAATGGAAATGGGAACAACAAAGATGACATTTGCTAA
- the LOC102667186 gene encoding zinc finger MYM-type protein 1 has protein sequence MRRFLVDRASIENVNVVQQEAELEPPPNVVNEFNPNEIVRDPGHRKQINEYAPDIQDQVRRAYILKGPMQPHLPSFPRTPFGSVSRAFSKSWYKNYTWLEYSEIKDAAYCFYCFLFKQPGRAEHFGFEVFTKSGYRDWKHASQGLKDHVGSHNSLHNSCVKHYDDYNNQRQSVTSKFAKATKESEELYKIRLTCSLDCSRYLIAQGMAFRGHDESSTSLNKGNFREMVDWVKSQNEKVRDAFDRGGKNCTMTCGDIQKELATCCAHEVTKVIMEELGDRQFSVLIDESRDISVKEQMAVMLRFLNDKGNVVERFIALHHVTDTSSKSLKDALYGILDKYTLSISRIRGQGYDGASNMRGEFNGLQRKILDENPYAFYVHCYAHRLQLVVVSVTSSCSSIHDFFEYITLIVNTTSASCKRRDALTEAQHKDILNKLESGEISRGRGLHQSSILTRPGDTRWGSHHTTLLRLDQMWSSVLKVLSMVDEDGRGPSQAAGLIEKMESFKFAFILRLMLKLFGITNELSNILQRKDLNIVNAMELVDVVKARLGTMRESGWNNFFADVQGFCVAKSILVPNMDDEIPVRGRSRAEGRTITNLHHYRAEIFYVAIDKICVEMDHRFSEGSNIILDCFSCLDPKNSFSKFDVDKLARLADIYHADFSDDDRGTIRDQLETYVLQVRRNASFSTCEDVQSLAMKMVQTEKHLVFPLVYKLIELALILPVSTVSVERAFSAMKIIKSKLRNKINDVWFNDLMVCYTEREIFKSLDDIDIIRTFTAKKYRKGHLPRNFI, from the exons ATGAGGAGATTTTTGGTTGATAGAGCAAGTATTGAGAATGTGAATGTTGTACAACAAGAAGCCGAATTAGAACCGCCACCTAATGTGGTTAATGAGTTTAACCCAAATGAGATTGTGCGTGATCCAGGTCATAGGAAACAAATTAATGAGTATGCTCCGGATATTCAAGATCAAGTGAGGAGGGCATATATATTGAAGGGTCCAATGCAACCACATTTGCCAAGCTTTCCTCGTACTCCATTTGGAAGTGTTTCTAGAGCATTTAGTAAATCATGGTATAAGAATTACACATGGTTAGAATACAGTGAGATCAAGGATGCAGcttattgtttttattgctTTCTCTTTAAGCAACCCGGGAGGGCCGAACACTTTGGTTTTGAAGTCTTCACTAAAAGCGGATATAGAGATTGGAAGCATGCATCTCAAGGCTTGAAAGATCATGTTGGTAGTCATAATAGTTTGCACAACTCATGTGTCAAGCACTACGATGATTATAATAATCAAAGACAAAGTGTGACAAGTAAGTTTGCTAAAGCAACCAAGGAATCAGAAGAATTGTATAAGATTCGTTTGACTTGTTCTTTAGATTGTTCAAGATATCTCATAGCACAAGGCATGGCTTTCCGTGGCCATGATGAATCCTCTACTTCGCTAAATAAGGGCAATTTTAGAGAGATGGTAGATTGGGTAAAATCTCAGAATGAAAAAGTGAGGGATGCTTTTGACCGTGGTggaaaaaattgcacaatgacTTGCGGTGACATTCAAAAGGAGCTTGCAACGTGTTGTGCACATGAAGTTACCAAGGTGATTATGGAAGAGCTTGGTGATAGACAATTCTCCGTGCTTATTGACGAGTCACGTGATATATCCGTCAAAGAGCAAATGGCGGTGATGTTGAG gtttttgaatgacaaagggaaTGTTGTGGAACGATTTATTGCTCTACATCATGTCACAGATACTTCATCTAAGTCATTAAAGGATGCTCTTTATGGTATTCTTGATAAGTACACATTATCTATTTCAAGGATACGAGGGCAAGGATATGATGGAGCTTCAAATATGAGAGGTGAATTTAATggtttgcaaagaaaaattctaGATGAAAATCCTTATGCTTTCTATGTCCATTGTTATGCTCACCGTTTGCAATTGGTTGTTGTGTCTGTTACTAGTAGTTGCTCATCTATTCATGATTTCTTTGAGTACATCACCTTGATTGTGAATACAACAAGTGCATCTTGTAAGAGGAGGGATGCTTTGACAGAGGCACAAcacaaagatattttaaataaacttgaGAGTGGTGAGATATCTAGAGGAAGGGGCTTACACCAATCATCTATTCTCACTAGACCCGGGGATACTAGATGGGGTTCACATCATACTACATTGCTTCGTTTGGATCAAATGTGGTCCTCCGTGTTAAAGGTGCTTAGTATGGTTGATGAAGATGGACGTGGACCATCTCAAGCAGCAGGTTTGATAGAAAAAATGGAGAGCTTTaaatttgcttttattttgagGTTAATGTTAAAGTTGTTTGGTATCACAAATGAGCTTTCAAATATATTGCAAAGAAAAGATCTTAATATTGTGAATGCCATGGAATTAGTTGATGTTGTCAAAGCTCGGTTGGGCACAATGAGAGAGAGTGgctggaataatttttttgccgATGTCCAAGGATTTTGTGTTGCTAAAAGTATTCTGGTACCAAATATGGATGACGAAATACCAGTTCGGGGTCGTTCAAGAGCAGAAGGGAGGACTATCACTAATCTTCATCATTACCGTGCAGAGATTTTTTATGTTGCTATTGATAAAATATGTGTGGAGATGGATCACCGCTTTAGTGAAGGAAGTAACATTATACTTGATTGCTTCTCATGTCTTGACCCCAAGAACTCTTTCTCCAAGTTTGATGTTGATAAGCTTGCTCGTCTTGCTGATATTTATCATGCAGACTTTTCTGATGATGACCGAGGAACAATTAGGGATCAACTTGAAACTTATGTGCTTCAAGTGAGAAGAAATGCTTCTTTTTCCACTTGTGAAGATGTTCAAAGTTTGGCTATGAAGATGGTTCAAACTGAGAAACATTTGGTATTTCCATTGGTTTATAAACTTATTGAGCTAGCTTTGATATTGCCGGTGTCGACAGTATCCGTTGAAAGAGCTTTTTCAGCAATGAAGATTATCAAGTCTAAATTGCGCAATAAGATCAACGATGTGTGGTTCAATGACTTGATGGTATGTTACACCGAGCGGGAGATATTCAAGTCACttgatgatattgatattattCGAACATTTACTGCAAAGAAGTACCGGAAAGGACACTTGCCtcgtaattttatttaa